A section of the Mycobacterium sp. 3519A genome encodes:
- a CDS encoding APC family permease, protein MATTQEPTAEVGQQPQLRSGALSMVTSTILAVASAAPAYALAATLALIVGYVGVQAPAIVIVAFIPILFVSFGYAALNRRDPDCGTIFTWASRILGPRIGFMGGWAIIASFVLVMGSLAQVTAQYCFLLVGADGIGSDPSSPWVLLVGLCWIAVMTFVCYRGIEVAAAVQRALLSLEVAMLVLFSIVALVKAYASGSMHPSLSWVNPFAIDSPSAFVNGFILMLFLYWGWETSLTVTEETTDPARTPGRSAAISTVLLLGLFLVATVSAIAFAGTGDTGMGLTNPDNAGDIFYALGQGVFGSSGIGSVLWHLLILMVLTSAAASTETTVLTLGRTMLSMGRQGALPPAFGSISRKYLSPKLGTVATGVAGALVYIVLNFASHGNVILDAVSSCALMISFYYGLTGVTAAWAYRHDWRRSPTDLWLRVVFPAIGGIVLLAAGVWFLRSHWSPANSTTSWTLPFAPHWQIGGVFLIGVGAMLVGVLVMAGYSRVAPAFFTQR, encoded by the coding sequence ATGGCGACAACCCAAGAGCCCACGGCCGAAGTAGGCCAACAGCCACAACTGCGGTCCGGCGCGTTGAGCATGGTGACTAGCACCATCCTCGCCGTGGCCTCCGCAGCGCCTGCCTACGCGTTGGCCGCCACCCTTGCCCTGATCGTCGGATATGTCGGCGTACAGGCCCCGGCCATCGTGATCGTCGCGTTCATCCCCATCCTGTTCGTTTCGTTCGGCTACGCCGCGTTGAATCGACGCGACCCCGACTGCGGCACGATCTTCACCTGGGCCAGCCGCATTCTCGGGCCGCGCATCGGGTTCATGGGTGGCTGGGCGATCATCGCGTCGTTCGTTCTGGTGATGGGCAGCCTGGCGCAGGTCACCGCCCAGTACTGCTTCCTGCTGGTGGGAGCCGACGGCATCGGCTCCGATCCGTCGAGTCCGTGGGTGCTGTTGGTCGGACTCTGCTGGATCGCCGTCATGACCTTCGTCTGCTACCGCGGCATCGAAGTGGCAGCCGCCGTGCAACGCGCACTGCTATCGCTGGAAGTCGCGATGCTGGTGCTGTTTTCGATCGTCGCGCTGGTGAAGGCGTACGCGTCGGGCTCGATGCACCCCTCACTGTCCTGGGTCAATCCCTTTGCGATCGACTCCCCGAGCGCATTCGTCAACGGCTTCATCCTGATGCTGTTCCTGTACTGGGGATGGGAAACCTCGTTGACCGTCACCGAGGAGACAACCGACCCCGCACGCACGCCCGGGCGCTCGGCCGCGATCTCCACGGTGCTGCTGCTCGGTCTGTTCCTGGTCGCCACGGTCTCGGCGATCGCCTTCGCAGGTACCGGCGACACCGGCATGGGGCTGACCAACCCGGACAACGCGGGCGACATCTTCTACGCGCTGGGGCAGGGAGTCTTCGGGTCCAGCGGCATCGGATCGGTGCTCTGGCACCTGCTGATCCTCATGGTCCTGACGTCGGCGGCGGCGTCAACGGAAACGACGGTGCTAACCCTGGGCCGGACCATGTTATCGATGGGGCGGCAGGGCGCGTTGCCGCCAGCGTTCGGTTCGATCTCGCGAAAGTATCTGTCTCCCAAGCTCGGGACGGTCGCCACTGGCGTGGCAGGCGCGCTGGTCTACATCGTGCTGAACTTCGCCAGCCACGGCAACGTCATCCTGGACGCGGTGTCGTCGTGCGCCCTGATGATCTCCTTCTATTACGGTCTGACCGGCGTCACCGCGGCGTGGGCCTATCGCCACGACTGGCGGCGCAGCCCGACCGACCTGTGGCTGCGGGTGGTCTTCCCGGCGATCGGCGGCATCGTGCTCCTCGCCGCGGGCGTCTGGTTCCTGCGTAGCCACTGGAGCCCGGCCAACAGCACCACCTCGTGGACGCTGCCGTTCGCCCCGCACTGGCAGATCGGTGGCGTGTTCCTGATCGGCGTCGGCGCCATGCTCGTCGGTGTGCTGGTGATGGCAGGCTACAGCCGCGTCGCGCCCGCGTTCTTCACGCAGCGATGA
- a CDS encoding M20 family metallopeptidase, with protein MTATLEDAVRAACGRATERILALSHELHAHPEIAWEEVRSCARVADDLERAGFTVEADYTGLPTAFAARRGSGPLHLAVCAEYDALPGLGHACGHNIIAAISAGTAITLGPYVDDLGITLTVFGTPAEEGGGGKIEMLDRGGFTGVHAAAMVHPGPVDVARAEPYAVAHNHIRYDGKAAHAAAYPERGVNAADAFTIAQVAIGLLRQQLPGDARVHGVMTNGGEAPNAIPQRTEGRWYVRASSLAELTELEERVNRCFAAGALATGCELTVTPESKPYAEFRTDDGLLATYVCRAEQLGRRFTTGPDSLMNRASTDMGNVSQQIPAIHPYIGIGSLPAVNHQPEFAAAAVTPAADRATVDGACALALTLLDAASDPGTRSRLIAA; from the coding sequence GTGACCGCCACCCTCGAGGACGCCGTCCGTGCGGCATGCGGCAGAGCGACCGAGCGCATCCTCGCGCTGTCGCACGAGCTGCACGCACACCCCGAAATCGCTTGGGAGGAAGTGCGATCGTGCGCGCGGGTCGCCGACGACCTCGAACGGGCCGGCTTCACGGTGGAAGCCGATTACACCGGGTTGCCGACCGCGTTCGCCGCGCGCCGTGGCTCCGGACCGCTGCACCTTGCCGTGTGCGCCGAGTACGACGCGCTACCCGGTCTCGGGCATGCGTGCGGCCACAACATCATCGCGGCCATCTCGGCCGGAACTGCGATAACGCTCGGACCGTATGTCGATGACCTCGGCATCACGCTGACCGTCTTCGGCACACCGGCGGAGGAAGGTGGCGGTGGCAAGATCGAGATGCTCGATCGCGGCGGCTTCACCGGGGTGCACGCCGCCGCGATGGTTCATCCCGGTCCGGTCGACGTCGCGCGCGCCGAGCCGTACGCGGTGGCGCACAACCATATTCGCTATGACGGAAAGGCCGCGCACGCTGCGGCCTATCCCGAACGGGGTGTCAACGCCGCCGACGCCTTCACCATCGCCCAGGTCGCGATCGGACTGCTGCGTCAGCAACTCCCCGGCGATGCCCGGGTGCACGGGGTGATGACGAACGGAGGGGAGGCGCCCAACGCGATTCCCCAACGCACGGAGGGCCGCTGGTATGTGCGGGCCTCCTCGCTGGCCGAACTGACCGAACTCGAGGAGCGGGTGAACCGCTGTTTCGCGGCAGGCGCGTTGGCCACCGGATGCGAACTGACCGTCACGCCGGAGAGCAAGCCGTACGCCGAGTTCCGCACCGACGACGGCCTACTAGCCACTTACGTCTGCAGGGCCGAACAACTGGGCAGGCGTTTCACCACCGGGCCTGACTCGCTGATGAATCGCGCTTCCACCGACATGGGCAATGTCTCCCAACAGATTCCGGCCATTCATCCGTATATCGGCATCGGCTCCCTGCCCGCGGTCAATCACCAGCCCGAGTTCGCGGCGGCTGCCGTCACACCGGCCGCTGATCGCGCGACGGTGGATGGCGCCTGTGCGCTTGCGCTCACGCTGCTCGATGCGGCATCCGACCCCGGCACCCGAAGCCGGCTCATCGCTGCGTGA
- a CDS encoding ATP-binding protein: MPRSPSRTWSSLLMPPAAVGPSGSEAVRAIFLQFDQRAQRQRSILRLALAAIMVLAVFSGTSRAEWPVQFAVVAVYSVLAIIAAWLVLRHPHRARRLRALEPMVPVDIAAICVLPFLSTGSYLMLGLLAFLPFFIATQAGHRAAVLSVAAIVGGAVGVLTDAVFRRELSAMTILTILAMLALLCVCSYTVSRTQQRRLASIAELTASRSVLLADVMSAEERERRRIAEALHDGALQTVLAAKQDLREAIRANGDSSSVERASELLVDVSHDLRQVTRELHPSVLDEAGLAVAVQALADNFSERTGVPVEATIDYPRRHPDDATLYGVARELLNNVARHAQAKQVRLELLDEGDAVTLDVRDDGVGMDPSVLPKRVSEGHIGVASHRARVETLGGTVEFEPVERGTWVRVQLPARVAQEVR; encoded by the coding sequence GTGCCGCGGTCCCCGAGCCGAACCTGGTCGAGCTTGCTGATGCCACCGGCCGCGGTGGGCCCCAGCGGCAGCGAGGCCGTCCGCGCGATCTTCCTGCAGTTCGATCAGCGAGCCCAACGGCAGCGCAGCATTCTGCGACTCGCCTTGGCGGCCATCATGGTGCTGGCCGTTTTCAGCGGCACCTCGCGGGCGGAGTGGCCAGTTCAGTTCGCGGTGGTCGCCGTCTACAGCGTGCTGGCGATCATCGCGGCGTGGTTGGTGCTGCGACATCCCCACCGGGCCCGTCGATTACGTGCACTCGAGCCGATGGTGCCCGTCGACATCGCCGCCATCTGCGTGCTGCCGTTCCTGTCGACGGGTAGCTATCTGATGCTTGGTCTGCTGGCGTTCCTGCCGTTCTTCATCGCGACGCAGGCCGGGCACCGCGCGGCGGTGCTGTCGGTGGCGGCGATCGTCGGGGGTGCGGTCGGCGTGTTGACAGACGCGGTGTTTCGGCGCGAACTGTCGGCGATGACGATCCTGACCATCCTGGCGATGCTGGCCCTGCTGTGCGTGTGTTCGTACACGGTGTCGCGCACGCAGCAGCGCCGTTTGGCGAGCATCGCCGAGCTGACGGCGAGCCGGTCAGTGCTGCTGGCCGATGTGATGTCGGCCGAGGAGCGGGAGCGGCGCAGGATCGCCGAAGCGTTGCACGACGGCGCCCTGCAGACTGTGCTTGCCGCCAAACAGGATCTGCGCGAGGCGATTCGGGCCAACGGCGACTCGTCGAGCGTCGAACGCGCCAGCGAACTCCTCGTCGACGTCTCGCACGACTTGCGGCAGGTGACCCGAGAACTGCATCCGTCGGTGCTCGACGAAGCAGGTCTGGCGGTGGCGGTACAGGCATTGGCGGACAACTTCTCCGAGCGCACCGGCGTGCCGGTGGAGGCCACCATCGACTACCCGCGCCGTCATCCGGACGATGCGACTCTCTACGGCGTGGCGCGCGAGTTACTCAACAACGTGGCCCGTCACGCGCAAGCCAAACAGGTGCGACTCGAACTGCTCGACGAAGGCGACGCCGTGACGCTCGACGTGAGGGACGACGGCGTCGGCATGGACCCTTCCGTGCTTCCGAAACGGGTGAGCGAAGGGCACATCGGTGTCGCCTCGCACCGGGCGCGAGTCGAAACGCTCGGTGGAACAGTGGAATTCGAGCCGGTCGAGCGTGGCACCTGGGTGCGCGTGCAGCTGCCGGCGCGGGTCGCGCAGGAGGTCCGATGA
- a CDS encoding response regulator, translated as MTKTERVRVVVGDDHPVYRDGLVRALDNNGRTEVVAAVGDGSAALDAIREHTPDVALLDYKMPGLDGIAVAHAVNRDRLPTRVLLVSATTEGSVVYRAIQDGAAGFLSKEADRDDIVAAVVACARGEDVLPPELIAGLTAQVRQHAHGQAPLLSDRERQILRMIADGKSVPDMAAELYLAQTTIKTHIRRLYEKLGVSDRGAAVAQAMRNHLLE; from the coding sequence ATGACGAAAACCGAACGGGTGCGGGTGGTGGTGGGCGACGATCACCCGGTCTACCGGGACGGCCTGGTGCGCGCGCTGGACAACAACGGCCGCACGGAGGTGGTCGCCGCCGTCGGTGACGGCAGCGCCGCACTCGACGCCATCCGCGAACACACTCCCGACGTCGCGCTGCTCGACTACAAGATGCCCGGACTGGACGGAATCGCCGTGGCGCATGCGGTGAATCGCGACAGACTGCCCACCCGCGTGCTGCTGGTCTCGGCGACCACCGAAGGCTCTGTCGTCTACCGCGCGATTCAGGACGGCGCAGCCGGCTTCCTGTCGAAGGAGGCCGACCGCGACGACATCGTCGCTGCCGTCGTCGCCTGCGCGCGCGGGGAGGACGTGCTGCCGCCCGAACTGATCGCCGGGTTGACCGCGCAGGTGCGTCAGCACGCGCACGGACAGGCGCCGCTGCTCAGCGACCGCGAGCGCCAGATCCTGCGGATGATCGCGGATGGAAAGTCGGTTCCCGACATGGCGGCGGAGCTCTATCTGGCGCAGACCACCATCAAGACCCACATCCGCAGGCTCTACGAGAAGCTCGGCGTTTCGGATCGCGGCGCCGCGGTGGCCCAGGCGATGCGCAACCACCTCCTGGAGTGA
- a CDS encoding MIP/aquaporin family protein has product MTTTTPVYPSTKPVSRGRTTTNSTVKYAVEMIGTLFLVFTIGTAVRSGNPLAPLAIGAVLMAMVYAGGHISGAHYNPAVTLAVLIRRRIEIREALGYWASQFVGGLAAALVTAVAPAQTTPMTLSGHATVVAFIAELLVTFALCYVVLNVATSKDHPDNSFYGLAIGFTVAAGAVAVGPISGGAFNPAVAIAGIAMGMFSPSMLLMFVAAQAIAAVAAGLAFRAINPSDR; this is encoded by the coding sequence ATGACAACAACGACTCCGGTCTACCCCTCAACCAAACCCGTTTCGCGTGGCCGCACGACCACGAACAGCACCGTGAAGTACGCCGTCGAAATGATCGGAACGCTGTTCCTGGTGTTCACGATCGGCACGGCGGTACGCAGCGGTAATCCGCTGGCACCGCTGGCCATTGGTGCCGTGCTGATGGCGATGGTCTACGCGGGCGGGCACATCTCCGGTGCCCACTACAACCCGGCGGTCACCCTCGCCGTGCTGATCCGCCGCCGCATCGAGATCCGCGAAGCCCTCGGATACTGGGCGTCACAGTTCGTCGGCGGTCTGGCGGCGGCGCTCGTCACCGCGGTCGCCCCGGCCCAGACGACGCCGATGACGCTGTCCGGGCACGCCACCGTGGTGGCCTTCATCGCGGAACTGCTCGTCACGTTCGCGCTGTGCTATGTCGTGCTGAACGTCGCGACGAGCAAGGATCACCCGGACAACTCGTTCTACGGCTTGGCGATCGGCTTCACCGTGGCAGCAGGCGCCGTGGCCGTCGGGCCGATCTCGGGCGGTGCCTTCAACCCGGCGGTCGCCATCGCTGGCATCGCGATGGGCATGTTCTCGCCATCGATGCTCTTGATGTTCGTCGCCGCCCAGGCGATCGCCGCCGTGGCCGCCGGCCTCGCGTTCCGTGCCATCAACCCGTCCGACAGGTAA
- a CDS encoding DUF1028 domain-containing protein, protein MTFSLVVRDGSAFGMVICSSSPAVASRCAHLRAGVGAVASQNVTNPHLGVVALDALASRANAQSALVAAVAADPHHAHRQLVVVGRTGGAGVYTGAKALGTHHAAIAKDAAAAGNMLCSENVIEEMLAAYLGSTAPTLERRLLDGLAAASATGGEAGPVHSAGLQVTEDVPWPVTDLRVDWHDDPIGELQRLWTIWEPQKSDYRTRGLDPTVAPSYGVPGDL, encoded by the coding sequence ATGACGTTCTCACTCGTCGTCCGCGACGGCTCCGCATTCGGCATGGTCATCTGTTCGTCCAGTCCTGCTGTCGCTTCTCGCTGCGCGCATCTGCGTGCCGGGGTCGGCGCCGTCGCCAGCCAGAACGTCACCAATCCACACCTGGGTGTCGTCGCGCTCGACGCGCTGGCCAGCCGCGCGAACGCACAATCGGCTCTGGTCGCCGCGGTAGCCGCCGACCCGCACCACGCGCACCGCCAGTTGGTTGTCGTCGGTCGAACCGGTGGCGCAGGCGTGTACACCGGCGCGAAAGCGCTCGGTACACATCACGCGGCTATTGCGAAAGACGCTGCCGCGGCGGGCAATATGCTCTGCAGCGAGAACGTGATCGAGGAGATGCTGGCCGCTTACCTCGGTTCGACCGCCCCGACGTTGGAGCGACGACTGCTCGACGGCCTGGCGGCCGCGAGTGCCACTGGCGGTGAGGCGGGCCCGGTGCACTCGGCGGGTCTGCAGGTCACCGAGGATGTGCCGTGGCCGGTCACCGACCTGCGGGTGGATTGGCACGACGACCCGATCGGCGAACTGCAGCGGTTGTGGACCATCTGGGAACCCCAAAAGAGCGATTACCGCACCCGCGGCCTCGATCCCACTGTCGCACCGTCGTACGGCGTGCCGGGTGACCTGTGA
- a CDS encoding NAD(P)/FAD-dependent oxidoreductase, with the protein MSSQEIEVLVVGAGQAGIAMSEHLSAQGIPHLVVERDRIAERWRTSRWDSLVANGPAWHDRFPGQEFNIEPDAFATKEQVADYFVAYAEKIDAPIRTGVEVASVRKAAGCMGFRAETSDGVIEARYVVAATGAFQRPVIPNVVPDTAPVRQIHSSEYRNPRQLPNGAVLVVGAGSSGVQIADELHNAGRKVYLAVGPHDRPPRSYRGRDFCWWLGVLGKWDASAPPRGAEHVTIAVSGARGGHTVDFRALASSGITLLGLAGEYTDGIMHFAPDLRANIEKGDANYLNILAEADAYIARNGLDLPEEPQARVLGPDPDCMTNPVLELDLSAADVQSIVWAVGFECDYSWLQVDAFDENGRPRHQRGVSSEPGVYFLGLPWLSRRGSSFIWGVWHDARYLADQIAIQRSYLRYTGAELVGQAADK; encoded by the coding sequence ATGTCGAGCCAGGAGATAGAGGTGCTCGTCGTCGGCGCCGGGCAGGCCGGAATCGCGATGAGCGAGCATCTCAGTGCACAGGGCATACCGCACCTGGTCGTCGAACGCGACCGCATCGCCGAGCGGTGGCGTACCTCGCGGTGGGACTCGCTGGTGGCGAACGGCCCCGCATGGCACGACCGGTTCCCCGGTCAGGAGTTCAACATCGAACCCGACGCGTTCGCCACCAAAGAGCAGGTCGCCGACTACTTCGTCGCCTACGCAGAGAAGATCGACGCGCCGATCCGCACCGGGGTGGAAGTGGCGTCAGTGCGAAAAGCAGCGGGCTGCATGGGGTTTCGCGCCGAAACCTCCGATGGGGTCATCGAGGCGCGCTATGTGGTGGCAGCAACCGGAGCATTTCAGAGGCCGGTCATCCCGAACGTCGTCCCCGACACCGCGCCAGTGCGTCAGATTCACTCCAGCGAGTACCGCAATCCGCGGCAACTGCCGAACGGCGCCGTGCTGGTCGTCGGAGCGGGCTCGTCGGGGGTGCAGATCGCCGACGAACTCCACAATGCGGGCCGCAAGGTGTACCTCGCGGTCGGGCCGCACGACCGGCCGCCGCGAAGTTATCGCGGTCGCGACTTCTGTTGGTGGCTGGGCGTACTCGGCAAATGGGACGCATCGGCGCCGCCGCGCGGCGCGGAGCACGTCACCATCGCCGTGAGCGGCGCGCGCGGCGGACACACCGTCGACTTCCGTGCTCTTGCGTCCAGCGGCATCACGTTGCTCGGGCTTGCCGGCGAATACACCGACGGGATCATGCATTTCGCACCGGACCTACGAGCCAACATCGAAAAGGGCGATGCGAACTACCTGAACATTCTCGCCGAGGCCGACGCCTACATCGCCCGGAACGGCCTCGATCTCCCTGAGGAACCGCAGGCTCGCGTGCTGGGACCGGACCCGGACTGCATGACCAATCCGGTTCTCGAACTCGACCTCTCCGCCGCCGACGTGCAATCCATCGTGTGGGCAGTCGGTTTCGAATGCGACTACAGCTGGCTCCAGGTCGACGCATTCGACGAGAACGGCAGACCACGGCACCAACGCGGGGTGTCGTCCGAACCCGGGGTCTATTTCCTCGGGCTACCGTGGCTGTCCCGGCGCGGATCCAGTTTCATCTGGGGCGTGTGGCACGACGCCAGATATCTCGCCGATCAGATCGCCATACAGCGCAGCTATCTTCGCTACACCGGCGCCGAACTGGTGGGTCAGGCGGCAGACAAGTGA
- a CDS encoding LysR family transcriptional regulator, producing the protein MTEPAFTFTQLRYFAAAAEHQSMTAAAKALIVSQSAVSTAVAQLEKELGVQLLIRHHARGLTLTAAGEAFHREVRGLLAHTHDLAEAARSAGESLTGALSFGCFSTLGPFELPRLLAAYQEQHPAVDVQVVEAEHAKLIQLLRQGRCEVALMYGYDLDEDLDYEVVNEVRPYVLVGAQHRLARRREVSLKELADEPMVILDLPSTADYMSSIVSSTGLAPRIKHRTTGFETVRAMVAHGHGFAILNQLPTHDVTYDGGQVVALKIRDEVPALSMVAVYMRGVRLTARARAMVAICQKHVGRWRAQGNASTRRR; encoded by the coding sequence ATGACAGAGCCCGCGTTCACGTTCACCCAGCTGCGATATTTCGCGGCCGCCGCCGAGCATCAGAGCATGACGGCGGCGGCGAAGGCGTTGATCGTCTCGCAGTCGGCAGTCTCGACCGCGGTCGCGCAACTCGAGAAGGAGTTGGGCGTTCAACTCCTGATTCGCCATCACGCCCGTGGCCTCACGCTGACCGCGGCCGGTGAGGCTTTTCATCGCGAAGTTCGCGGATTATTGGCACACACCCACGATCTCGCCGAAGCCGCCCGCTCCGCTGGGGAGTCGCTGACAGGAGCCTTGAGCTTCGGCTGCTTCAGCACGCTCGGCCCGTTCGAATTGCCGCGCTTGCTGGCCGCCTACCAGGAGCAGCATCCGGCAGTCGATGTGCAGGTGGTGGAAGCGGAGCACGCGAAGTTGATCCAGTTGCTTCGGCAGGGGCGATGTGAGGTCGCACTGATGTACGGCTACGACCTCGACGAGGATCTCGACTACGAAGTCGTCAACGAGGTCCGGCCCTACGTTCTGGTGGGAGCCCAACATCGACTCGCGCGCCGTCGGGAAGTGTCGTTGAAAGAGTTGGCCGACGAACCGATGGTGATCCTGGACCTGCCGAGCACCGCGGACTACATGAGCTCGATCGTGTCCTCGACCGGGCTGGCTCCGCGCATCAAACACAGGACGACCGGTTTCGAAACGGTGCGGGCGATGGTCGCGCACGGGCATGGATTTGCGATCCTCAATCAGCTTCCGACGCACGACGTGACCTACGACGGTGGCCAGGTCGTGGCACTGAAGATTCGCGACGAGGTCCCTGCGCTCAGCATGGTGGCCGTGTACATGCGCGGGGTCCGGTTGACGGCGCGAGCGCGGGCGATGGTTGCGATCTGCCAGAAACACGTCGGCAGGTGGCGAGCGCAAGGCAACGCATCGACCAGACGTCGCTAG
- a CDS encoding RidA family protein: MTTHTRIRPFNTKDTYPEQNLDNDLCQAVVAGGVVYLRGQIGQDLDTRESVGIGDVEAQTEKAMSNIAMLLDEAGSRLQDIVKVTVYLVDIRYREPVYRVMGRWLKGVYPVSTGIVVDALARPEWLVEIDATAVISQRGNAS; encoded by the coding sequence GTGACCACGCACACCCGGATCCGGCCGTTCAACACCAAAGACACCTACCCGGAACAGAACCTCGACAACGACCTGTGCCAAGCCGTCGTGGCAGGAGGCGTGGTCTACCTGCGCGGGCAGATCGGCCAGGATCTCGACACGCGGGAATCGGTCGGCATCGGCGACGTCGAGGCGCAGACCGAGAAAGCGATGAGCAACATCGCGATGCTGCTCGACGAGGCAGGCAGCCGGCTGCAGGACATCGTCAAGGTCACGGTGTATCTCGTCGACATCCGTTACCGCGAACCGGTGTACCGCGTCATGGGACGCTGGCTCAAGGGTGTGTATCCGGTGTCGACCGGCATAGTCGTCGACGCGCTCGCCCGCCCCGAATGGCTGGTGGAAATCGATGCCACGGCTGTGATCAGCCAGCGGGGCAACGCATCATGA
- a CDS encoding cytosine permease, translating into MSGTVPAGAPDATSPRPLLESRSVDFIPHDERYGHPRSLASLWFGANAMGVTLLTGSLAILTDLSLLWCVVAIAIGTLIGAVFVAYHSAQGPVLGLPQMIQSRAQFGFFGANIPMLVVVAMYLGFFGGGAVLAAQAMSELLGVSTRFGIFTTSVASVVLVIFGYDVLHKVAKVITPVFIVTFGVLTIVLATHWPGSGTRAVAHGGFSVTGFFFILGVVAAYHITYGPYVADYSRYLPAGTSHRATFWYTYIGIAAAGIWIMTLGAALQIAYSNLSIVAALSASADTAGGWLRILALVVLIVGVVNIDALNIYGAAMSTLTILTSFMRTLRVTRGFRVGFMLILGMIGTVGATLVAGDLISSYEDFIFFLITFLVPWSAINLADFYLVSRGQYDIADLFEPEGRYGKFNGPGLIAYGVGCLALAPFISTTFWTGPIAKAIGFDLSWLVGLIVPALLYVILCRSRYFSVRAVPAVGAAAVVEATN; encoded by the coding sequence ATGAGTGGCACTGTCCCCGCCGGCGCGCCAGACGCCACCTCGCCTCGTCCACTCCTCGAATCGCGCAGTGTCGACTTCATTCCGCACGATGAGCGCTACGGCCACCCCCGCAGCCTCGCCAGTCTCTGGTTCGGCGCCAACGCCATGGGCGTCACGCTGCTCACCGGTTCGCTGGCCATCCTCACTGACCTGAGCCTGCTCTGGTGCGTCGTGGCCATCGCGATCGGCACGCTGATCGGTGCGGTTTTCGTCGCGTACCACTCAGCCCAGGGACCCGTTCTCGGCCTCCCTCAGATGATTCAAAGCCGCGCCCAGTTCGGCTTTTTCGGCGCCAACATCCCGATGCTGGTCGTCGTGGCGATGTATCTCGGCTTCTTCGGCGGGGGTGCCGTGTTGGCCGCCCAGGCGATGTCCGAATTACTGGGTGTGAGCACAAGATTCGGAATTTTCACCACGTCGGTGGCGTCTGTCGTCCTGGTCATCTTCGGCTACGACGTGCTGCACAAGGTCGCCAAGGTGATCACACCGGTGTTCATCGTGACGTTCGGCGTTCTGACGATCGTATTGGCCACGCACTGGCCGGGCAGCGGCACGCGCGCAGTGGCCCACGGCGGGTTCTCGGTCACCGGCTTCTTCTTCATCCTCGGCGTCGTGGCCGCGTATCACATCACGTACGGCCCATACGTCGCCGACTATTCGCGCTACCTGCCTGCGGGCACGAGTCATCGGGCCACCTTCTGGTACACGTACATCGGCATCGCCGCCGCCGGAATCTGGATCATGACGTTGGGCGCCGCGCTCCAAATCGCGTACAGCAACCTATCCATCGTGGCGGCCCTGTCCGCGTCGGCGGACACCGCAGGCGGGTGGCTCCGAATCCTCGCGCTGGTGGTGCTGATCGTCGGGGTGGTCAACATCGACGCGCTGAACATCTACGGCGCCGCCATGTCCACCTTGACGATCCTCACCAGCTTCATGCGCACCTTGCGCGTCACCCGCGGATTCCGCGTCGGTTTCATGCTGATACTCGGGATGATCGGCACCGTGGGTGCGACGCTCGTCGCCGGCGATCTGATCTCCTCCTACGAGGACTTCATCTTCTTCCTGATCACGTTCCTGGTGCCGTGGTCGGCGATCAACTTGGCCGACTTCTACCTGGTCAGCCGCGGTCAATACGACATCGCCGACCTGTTCGAACCAGAGGGCCGCTACGGGAAGTTCAACGGGCCCGGATTGATCGCCTACGGCGTCGGTTGCCTGGCCCTGGCGCCCTTCATATCCACCACATTCTGGACGGGACCGATAGCCAAGGCGATCGGATTCGACCTGTCGTGGTTGGTGGGTTTGATTGTTCCGGCCCTGCTCTACGTAATCCTGTGCCGGTCACGGTATTTCAGTGTGCGCGCGGTTCCAGCCGTCGGCGCCGCTGCCGTCGTCGAGGCCACCAACTAG